The following coding sequences lie in one Panicum virgatum strain AP13 chromosome 6N, P.virgatum_v5, whole genome shotgun sequence genomic window:
- the LOC120679951 gene encoding uncharacterized protein LOC120679951 — MPSSLSRDGRRLVLLAVAVVSLTVATSRDTTSRFTWLDCPSQASAPAPFSSSPPPSTVNSTFPSNVLALLHALPSAAAPTGFASLSRGEPCRPRPRPQASLPCPAAREPAAASSGLRSLCRGDSALDVCSRCLQRAALHIDRHCSSNQGRRQGARAGACPL, encoded by the coding sequence ATGCCCTCGTCTTTATCCCGCGACGGCCGTCGCCTGGTCCTCCTCGCCGTGGCTGTGGTGAGCCTCACCGTTGCTACCTCCAGGGACACCACGAGTCGTTTCACATGGCTCGACTGCCCCTCTcaggcgtcggcgccggcgccgttttcgtcgtcgccgccgccctccaccgtcAACAGCACCTTCCCCTCCAACGTGCTCGCGCTACTGCACGCCCTGCCGTCCGCGGCCGCGCCCACGGGCTTCGCTTCCCTGTCCCGCGGCGAGCCCTGCCGtccgcggccgcgcccacaggcTTCGCTTCCCTGTCCCGCGGCGAGGGAACCAGCCGCGGCTTCGTCCGGACTCCGGAGCCTCTGCCGCGGCGACTCCGCGCTGGACGTCTGCTCCCGGTGCCTCCAGAGGGCTGCGCTCCACATCGACAGACACTGCAGTAGCAaccaggggcggagacagggggcGCGGGCAGGGGCCTGTCCCCTATGA